A stretch of Rhododendron vialii isolate Sample 1 chromosome 4a, ASM3025357v1 DNA encodes these proteins:
- the LOC131323630 gene encoding uncharacterized protein LOC131323630: MVNPSRKDWSTRLIDALWAYRTAYKTILGMSPYRLVYEKACHLPVELEHKAYWAIKKLNFNMVKADACRKLQLTELEELRYNAYDHSSGYKSKLKARHDNKIVIKNFEPGQKVLLYNSRLHLHPGKLRSRWAGPYVVKTVFPHGAIEVESMSNGSSFKVNGQWLKPFLGGVEAGEPDEVLADPVYTDGPSV, translated from the coding sequence ATGGTTAATCCTAGCCGTAAAGATTGGTCAACTCGATTGATCGATGCtttgtgggcttaccgtactgCGTACAAGACTATTTTGGGGATGTCACCATATCGGCTGGTCTACGAGAAAGCGTGCCACTTGCCggtagagcttgagcataaagcatattgggccattaagaagCTGAATTTCAATATGGTCAAAGCCGATGCCTGCCGCAAGCTCCAATTGACGGAACTCGAGGAGTTGAGGTACAATGCTTACGACCATTCTAGCGGTTACAAATCTAAACTCAAAGCCAGGCATGATAATAAAATTGTGATTAAAAACTTTGAGCCCGGTCAAAAAGTGTTATTGTATAATTCTCGGTTGCATTTGCATCCCGGTAAGCTGCGCTCACGTTGGGCCGGACCTTAtgttgtcaaaactgttttccctCACGGGGCGATAGAAGTAGAAAGCATGAGTAACGGTTCCTCTTTCAAAGTTAATGGTCAATggcttaagcctttccttggCGGCGTTGAAGCTGGCGAGCCCGATGAGGTTTTGGCCGATCCCGTTTACACGGATGGCCCATCGGTTTAG